The Cystobacter ferrugineus nucleotide sequence CCGACTGATGAGCAGGTCGCCGAGTTGAAGCGAATCAACCGAGAAGCCCTCCGGTTCCTGAAGAAGTCTTGAGCACCGCCTGGAGGTTCGGTCAGCGAAGTGGGCATCGCAAGAGACGTATACACGCCGCATGGTCCCGTCAGTAAACGATGAAGTCGAACTGCTCAATGACCGCTCTGAATGCGTCCTCGGTCGTCTCGCGGCGCTTGGCGAGGGATGGAGCGTAGAGCGTTACGGCCATCGTGCAGGGAGGATCCCTGTACTGACCCTCCACGATGATGGGGCGAAATCCCCCCGGCCACTGGACGCTGTTGAGTTCGCGGGCTCGCCTGATGGGGTCCAGGATGGTGAAGCAGGGCCACTTGGGAAAGCGAAGGGAAGCAGGATCCGAGCCCATGATGCGGCAGCCATCCAGGCGGGCCTCGGTGAAGTCGCAGTCCTCGATGGACCCGTGCTGATACCACGGCAGGTCCATGTATTCAGGCCAGTACCCAAAGTCGCACCCCGACAGCCGCCCCTTGAAGCGGCAGCCCTTCAGGGATGCTGCCACCCAGCTCTGGTAGTTCTTCAACTCCTGCTTCACCTCGAATGTGCAGTCGATGAAATGGGGCAGCTTGAGGCTCAGGCGCCGGGCGGACACCTTCAGCACGAGGGTACAGTTCCTCATCGTCAGGCTGGGGCCGAGGATGTAGTTGGCTTTCGTATCCGTCAGCTCCAACCGCTCGTTTTCAATTTCCCGATCTTTGAAGACGATGTTCCCGAGCGAATCCATCCCCGCCCCTTTCAGAAGGTGAGCATCCGGAAGAACTCGCCCGCCATGCGCCGACCATG carries:
- a CDS encoding pentapeptide repeat-containing protein, whose protein sequence is MDSLGNIVFKDREIENERLELTDTKANYILGPSLTMRNCTLVLKVSARRLSLKLPHFIDCTFEVKQELKNYQSWVAASLKGCRFKGRLSGCDFGYWPEYMDLPWYQHGSIEDCDFTEARLDGCRIMGSDPASLRFPKWPCFTILDPIRRARELNSVQWPGGFRPIIVEGQYRDPPCTMAVTLYAPSLAKRRETTEDAFRAVIEQFDFIVY